CAACAAGGGCGCCAGGACTGCAAGGGAAGCGATCACCAGCAGTGACATGCCCAGGCCTTGCATCGGCAGCACCTCCGCCGCGACGAGTCGGGGAACAAACCCAAAGCTACCCGTCGGGTTCCTCCCGGCGCCATAACTGCGTCAACAAAAACCGACGGCGACGTCCCCGCCGTGGGAGCGTCGCCGTCGTCGTGGTCCGCTGTGGCCCACGCAGCGGGGCAGGTTATGGCGTGGGGCTGCCGCCGTTGACATTCAGGGTCTCGCCGACGACGTAGCTGGATTCGGGCGAGGCGAGGAAGACGTAGGCCGGTGCGAGTTCAGCCGGCTGGCCGGCACGGCCCAGGGGAGTGTCCTTCCCGAACTCGGGCAGGGCTTCCTTGGGCTGGCCGCTGCTGACCTGCAGCGGAGTCCAGATGGGTCCCGGCGCCACGGCGTTGACGCGGATGCCTTGGGGAGCCAGCTGCTGGGCGAGGCCCTTGGTGAAGTTGTTGATGCTGGCCTTCGTCGTGGCGTAGTCCACCAGGGTGGGTGATGGGTTGTAGGCCTGAATGGACGTGGTGTTGATGATCGTGGATCCCGCGGGCAGGTGGGGGAGGGCTGCCTTGGTCAGCCAGAACATTGCGTAGACGTTGGTCTTGATGGTGTGGTCGAACTGCTCATCACTGATTTGCCCGAGTTCTTCCTGCGCCACTTGCTTGCCCGCGTTGTTGACCAGGATGTCGATCCCGCCCAAGGCGGACACTGCTGCGTCCACCACGTCGCGGCAGGTTGCCGAATCCTTGAGGTCGCCCGGCACCTTCACAGCCTTGCGGCCGGCTGCCTCGATGATGCCGGCGATGCGGGAGGCATCTTCCTCTTCTTCCGGCAGGTAGGAAAGAACGACGTCGGCACCCTCCCGGGCGAAGGCGATGGCCGTTGCTGCCCCGATGCCGGAATCGGCTCCCGTGACAATTGCCTTGCGGCCCTCCAAGCGTCCGGTACCGCGGTAGGTGTCTTCGCCGAGATCGGCCTTGGGGGTGAGTTCCGCATCCAGTCCCGGTTCCGGCTGGTGCTGCTTGGGCGGTGAAATGTGCTCGTATGCTGTGACCGGGTTTCGGAACGTGTACTGATCAGTCATGGTCGGTCCTCCTGGTATTGCGTGGAACACGGACAAGCCTGCAACGAATTACTAAGTAGGCTTATGGTTTTCAGCCTATGCAAGGTCGGGTGTTGTCGCAAGTGCGGGATACGGACGCTCGCCCCGGGGCGGTCAGGCGTGCCGGCGGCTTCTTGCCCTGCGCTGTTCCGTGCGCCGCCTTTCCGCCCACCTGCGATGTTCCATCCACTGGCTGACGATTCCCGTCACCATCAGCGTGAAGCCGAGCAGTCCGAGCGGCGATGGGTGGATGGGGATCCCCAGCAGGATGAGCGCCAAGCCGAGTGCTGCCGCGATGACGTTCAGGGCCTTGGGGGCAGGTGCGGGCTCGGACGGGATGCCCGTTTCAAGCTGTTTGGCCAGCGCGGGATCCTGGATGAAGAGCTCGCGCTCCAGCTCCTGCAAGACCTTGCGCTCCTGATCTGATAGCGGCATGACGATCCTCCCCGTTCGCAACCCCGTAGCCATGGTGCCAATGTGCGCGTTAACGGCGGCGTCGCGCGCAACAGGATAAGCTAAGCATGCTTATTATTCGGTCCGCAAGCACTGATTGAGTGTTGTGGACATGGTCGCGCTAGGCTGGATTCCCCCCGGCTCAAGCAACGCGGCCGCAGGTACTAGGGTGCGGAGCTTTACACCATGTCGGACGAATCAGCCCTGGCCGCGCTCGCGGCCGCATCCTTCTCGCTGGATGCACTCAGGGATGGGCAACTGGCCGCCATGAGCGCGCTCGCCGAAGGACGCGACGTCCTTGCCGTGATGCCCACCGGATATGGCAAGTCCGCCACATACCAGGTCGCCGCCTTGTACCTGCACCAGCAGCAACAGAAACTGCACGGCCGAACCGGGGGACCCGCCGTCGTGGTTTCTCCGTTGATCGCCTTGCAGGAAGACCAGTTGGAGGGCCTCAACAGGCACCTGGGCGAGGGCGCCGCCGTCGCGGTCAACTCGGCCCACAGCGACGCGGACGTGGAAGCTGCATGGGACGCGGTGGAGTCCGGGAAGGCGGTCTATCTTTTCCTGGCTCCTGAGCAGTTGGCCAAGCAGGAGACGGTGGAGCGGATCGCGCGGTTGGACCTCACCCTGCTGGTAGTGGACGAGGCCCATTGCGTTTCATCGTGGGGACACGACTTCCGGCCCGACTACCTCAACCTCGGCAACGTCCGTGAAAGCCTGGGGAACCCGCCCGTCGCGGCCCTGACAGCAACGGCTTCCCCGCCCGTGCGGGACGAGATTGTTGAGCGCCTGGGCATGCAGGATCCACTGATCCTGGTCCGGGGCTTCGACCGTCCCAACATCAGCCTGGAAGTAGTCCGCCACCACGAGGACAAAGCCAAGCGGAAGGCCGTGCTGTCCCAGGTTGCGTCGTTGACGACGTCGGGACAGAAGGGCTTGGTGTACGCGGCCACCCGCAAGGACACGGAGAAGTACGCAGCCAAGCTGGTGGCGCAGGGAATCCGTGCCGAGGCCTACCACGCAGGCCGTTCCGCATCCGAGCGCGAACTCATCCACGAACAGTTCCTGGCCGATGACCTCGATGTAGTGGTTGCCACGACGGCGTTTGGCATGGGCATCGACAAGCCCAACGTCAGGTTTGTGGTGCACGCCGATATCCCCGAGTCCCTCGATGCCTACTACCAGGAGATTGGCCGGGGCGGCAGGGACGGGGACAAGGCGAGGGCAGTGCTGCACTACCGGTCCGAGGACCTCGGCCTGCGCAAGTTCTTCGGCACCCATGCTCCGGACCAGGAGTCCCTCCTCGCCGTGCTGAAGGTCCTGAAGAACGCGGGGGCGCCGGCAACCAAGAAGGTCCTGGCCGAGCTGACCGGGTTCCCGCCGAGGCGCGTTACTGCCTTGGTGAACCAGCTGGAGGAAGCCGACGCGGTGAAGGTGGGCAAGCGCGGCGTCCGGCTTGCCTCCAAAGCGAAGCTGCGGTCCCTGGCGGCCCACGCCGTCGAGCTGGCCGAAGCACGCCAGCGCGTGGACCATTCCCGCCTCACCATGATGCGCGCGTACGCAGAGACCGACAGCTGCCGCCGGCAGTTCCTGCTGGGCTACTTCGGGGAAGAACTGGCAAAGGCCTGCGGAAACTGCGACGTCTGTACAGAAGCCGCCAACCATCCCGACGTGCGGCCCACCGGCAAGGAAACGCCCGACGCCGGCGCCTCGCCTGATCCGTTCCCGTTGCAGTCCGCGGTGATCCACAAGGAATGGGGGCCAGGACTTGTCATGCGGCACGAAGACGACGTCATCACCGTGCTGTTCGAGCACGAAGGATACAAAACCCTGTCCCGCTCGACCGTCATGGAGCACGAACTCCTCAGGCCTGCCTAGGTTTTCAGCTCAAGCATCAAGGCCGGGAGCTGGTCGGCAAGTTCCCGGGCAAGGAACCCCAGCGGGCCCATGGTACTGGCCAGCCTGTCCGCGGCAGCTGCGTGCAAATGGGTCCCCCAGCAGGCTGCCTGGGTGCTGCTGGTACCCCGGGCGCGCAGCCCGGCAATGGCACCGGCAAGGACATCGCCGCTGCCGGATGTTCCCAGCCCGCCGTAACCCGTGGTGATTTTCCACAGTGTGGATTCCGTTTCCGACGTGCCGGGTGCACCTGCGATGTAGCCCTGGCAACTCACGACGGCGTCGAACTTTCGCGCCACCGCCGCCACATCGGCCTCGAGATCCTCCACGTCCCGGCCCAGCAGGATTCCTGCTTCCGTGGGATTGGGGGTGAGGATCATGCGGCCCCGCCACGGGTCCAGCCGGTCCTCCAGCTCCGGCAGCGCCCCCAAAGCGAAGGCGTCGAGCACGACGGCGGGACCTTGCGTCGGGGCTTGTCCTCCGCGGTCTTCCTCGCGTTCAAGAAGGGCGAACAGCAAGTCCCGGCTCAACTCCTGGTCATCAAGGCCGGGTCCGATCAGGACGGCATCCGCCCGGTCCAGGTACGAGGAAATACGGTCCAGGCCTTTTCCGGTGATGGAGCCCTTGGAGTCTTCGGGCAGGCCCACGGCACCACATTCGGGTAACGCCACGCCGAGCTGCACGGACACCGATTCGGCCACTGCCAACGTCAGTTTCCCGGCACCTGCCCGGAGCGCGGATGCGCCGGCGAGGAGGACGGCGCCCGGCGTCGAACGGCCACCCCCAACCACCAGCACGGCACCGCGCGAGTATTTGTCTTCACCGGGCGCGGGCAGGGACCAGTCCCGCAGCAGCGACGGGGTGACCGGCGTCGGGGTGTTAGCGGGGGTGGACACTGGCGTCTCCTGCGTGCTCGGTAACGGAAACGCCCTGCTCGGTGAGGTGGTCCGCTACGTTGAAGCTGTCCAACGTCCAAGGCCCGGCGCCCGATGGTCGCAGGTACCGGGTGATGGAGGCGTTGAGGATCGAGGTTGTGGCCGCCAGGTCCAGGACTTCTTCCTCGGACATACCCTCAAGCACGTACCGGACCAGCATGATCACCGCGTCGTGGCACACCAGCATCACCCGTTTGCCGCTGTTAAGCGTATTCAGTTCATCCAGCACGGAGCGCAGCCGCAGTGCCACGTCCGCCCAGGATTCGCCGCCCGGCGGACGGTAATACAGTTTGCCCAGCCAGAGCCGCCGCTCGGCTTCCTCCGGGTACCGGGATTCGACGCCCAGCCGGGTCAGCCGGTCCAGGATGCCCAGTTCGCGGTCCCGCAAGCGTTCATCGGACAGGACTTTGACAGGCCAGCCGGCCG
The Paenarthrobacter ureafaciens genome window above contains:
- a CDS encoding DUF3040 domain-containing protein; amino-acid sequence: MPLSDQERKVLQELERELFIQDPALAKQLETGIPSEPAPAPKALNVIAAALGLALILLGIPIHPSPLGLLGFTLMVTGIVSQWMEHRRWAERRRTEQRRARSRRHA
- a CDS encoding glucose 1-dehydrogenase; the encoded protein is MTDQYTFRNPVTAYEHISPPKQHQPEPGLDAELTPKADLGEDTYRGTGRLEGRKAIVTGADSGIGAATAIAFAREGADVVLSYLPEEEEDASRIAGIIEAAGRKAVKVPGDLKDSATCRDVVDAAVSALGGIDILVNNAGKQVAQEELGQISDEQFDHTIKTNVYAMFWLTKAALPHLPAGSTIINTTSIQAYNPSPTLVDYATTKASINNFTKGLAQQLAPQGIRVNAVAPGPIWTPLQVSSGQPKEALPEFGKDTPLGRAGQPAELAPAYVFLASPESSYVVGETLNVNGGSPTP
- a CDS encoding RecQ family ATP-dependent DNA helicase gives rise to the protein MSDESALAALAAASFSLDALRDGQLAAMSALAEGRDVLAVMPTGYGKSATYQVAALYLHQQQQKLHGRTGGPAVVVSPLIALQEDQLEGLNRHLGEGAAVAVNSAHSDADVEAAWDAVESGKAVYLFLAPEQLAKQETVERIARLDLTLLVVDEAHCVSSWGHDFRPDYLNLGNVRESLGNPPVAALTATASPPVRDEIVERLGMQDPLILVRGFDRPNISLEVVRHHEDKAKRKAVLSQVASLTTSGQKGLVYAATRKDTEKYAAKLVAQGIRAEAYHAGRSASERELIHEQFLADDLDVVVATTAFGMGIDKPNVRFVVHADIPESLDAYYQEIGRGGRDGDKARAVLHYRSEDLGLRKFFGTHAPDQESLLAVLKVLKNAGAPATKKVLAELTGFPPRRVTALVNQLEEADAVKVGKRGVRLASKAKLRSLAAHAVELAEARQRVDHSRLTMMRAYAETDSCRRQFLLGYFGEELAKACGNCDVCTEAANHPDVRPTGKETPDAGASPDPFPLQSAVIHKEWGPGLVMRHEDDVITVLFEHEGYKTLSRSTVMEHELLRPA
- a CDS encoding NAD(P)H-hydrate dehydratase, with the protein product MSTPANTPTPVTPSLLRDWSLPAPGEDKYSRGAVLVVGGGRSTPGAVLLAGASALRAGAGKLTLAVAESVSVQLGVALPECGAVGLPEDSKGSITGKGLDRISSYLDRADAVLIGPGLDDQELSRDLLFALLEREEDRGGQAPTQGPAVVLDAFALGALPELEDRLDPWRGRMILTPNPTEAGILLGRDVEDLEADVAAVARKFDAVVSCQGYIAGAPGTSETESTLWKITTGYGGLGTSGSGDVLAGAIAGLRARGTSSTQAACWGTHLHAAAADRLASTMGPLGFLARELADQLPALMLELKT
- a CDS encoding histidine phosphatase family protein produces the protein MNDDGLTDAVQEAGAVELLLIRHGESEGNVAATEARLAGAEVIEVPARDADVNLSDLGQEQAKALGTALARIPEADRPDAVVSSPYARARQTAEIAVRTAGWPVKVLSDERLRDRELGILDRLTRLGVESRYPEEAERRLWLGKLYYRPPGGESWADVALRLRSVLDELNTLNSGKRVMLVCHDAVIMLVRYVLEGMSEEEVLDLAATTSILNASITRYLRPSGAGPWTLDSFNVADHLTEQGVSVTEHAGDASVHPR